In Candidatus Binatia bacterium, the sequence AGCCCGTTTGCCCGGTTTCCCCTGCCCACCTGACCCGAGTCCGCGTCCTCGGCGGATGTGCCGGTCAGAGAGAGGTAGACTCCCTCCGTGCCGTGGCCAGGCCGATCCAGACAGTTCAGTCGCCAGCCGATTTCAAACGGCGCGGAGTTGAAGTGCTGGGCGAGTGCCGCGAGGATTTCGTCTTTGCGCGCGAAATAGGCGTGCTCTGATTTTGTCGCCAGGCAGAGCAGCGGCATGGCAACCGTCACCGCCAGCTGCTCGTCCTGACGCACGGCAAAGACCTTGACGTCCTGGCCCGTGTCGGGAAACCGCGCCTTGAACTCGGATGAGTTCAGCAGCTGCTCGATGGCGAGCACGATCTCCTCCGTCGGGCTGAGCGGCGCGTAGCCGGATGCGCCACACGTGTCGTTTGATACCACGGCTGCCTTGTGGCTGAAGATGCTGCGCAACTCCTCGGAACCTGGCGCCAGGGCGCTACGCATCTGCAGGTCTTGCCCAGCGCGGACGTGTGGAAGGTGGGCGCGGACCCACGCGTCCACGCTGGCCCGTGCCGTCTCCTCAACCGGCAACCTCAGTCCACTCACCTCGAACGTGGCACGGTCTCCCACAATCAACTCCATCGGCCGCACCAGCCTACCGACTCCGAATCCCTTGGTGCACTGGCCGGCCACCAAGAACGCTTTGTCGATGTTGTAGTGGCAAATCGTGCCGACGCGCTCCAGGTACATCCGGTTGAGCGCCAGCGAAATCGTTTCCACCAGGGCGTCGCAGATCGTGTCGGGATGCCCGAGGCCTTTGCGCTCAACCACTTCGATCCGCCGTCGCGCCACCGGCGTTTCCCCAAGAGTTTCGACGATGATCGTCACTGTGGGTCCTCCACTCTTGGCAAACCACGGCAACTTTCCTGCCAGGCACGCACGTCCCGCCAGCACGAGCCGATAGGATTGCCATTCTCGAACTTGGGATCATTTTCGTCG encodes:
- a CDS encoding methionine adenosyltransferase; protein product: MTIIVETLGETPVARRRIEVVERKGLGHPDTICDALVETISLALNRMYLERVGTICHYNIDKAFLVAGQCTKGFGVGRLVRPMELIVGDRATFEVSGLRLPVEETARASVDAWVRAHLPHVRAGQDLQMRSALAPGSEELRSIFSHKAAVVSNDTCGASGYAPLSPTEEIVLAIEQLLNSSEFKARFPDTGQDVKVFAVRQDEQLAVTVAMPLLCLATKSEHAYFARKDEILAALAQHFNSAPFEIGWRLNCLDRPGHGTEGVYLSLTGTSAEDADSGQVGRGNRANGLIAFSRPTGGEAAAGKNPVAHVGKIYDVLSHRLARLIHARCPEVIEVYVYLTARIGEPVNEPWTAVQLVMPGGLALADVEGRVRDTVNAELARMSDFQSELIRGEHAVC